The nucleotide window GATCGAAAACTCGATAGTGTACGTTTTTTCATCTCATAATCATTTAATTAGAGGAATATTTGAGCAGGTATTCATAATTAAGACTCGTATATATAGTTGTTGTTTATAGCTTTTGTAATCTCTCCTTAATTTGAACCAACAGAGCTTGTGTATATGAAAGAAAAGGACAGTGAACACGACAATAATATATTATACTGGGTCTGGTGTATAGCTGGGAAGCTTCAGATTCCTGCAAATAATAATACAGAAATCGCATGCAACTCTTATTGAGGGGCATAGCAATATGAATGCATGGAAGGTAGATGCCTTGGTGAGTGACGAAAGCATTTTCTCCTAAAATTAATAATGCATGCTAATGGAGATGGACTGGTTCACGAGAGGACTCAAACAAAGTTGATCACGAGCACGAAATGAAAATGGAGCACAAAAAGACGGCTAAGCTAGCTAAGAAGGTCGATCGTACGTACAATCCTGTCCTTCCAAGTGTCTctatgtatctatatatattataaattcAATAACCACAAACTCATGCATGGCTGTCACTAAATTAGTTCTTTAATTCCATGCAAAACCAGCCAAATTAGGGCAACGAAGAAATGTATATATTGTAGAATTTCTGATTACGGATAAAGCTAtagtatgttaacatttctcatacatcaattaTTTTTACCTCTCTAAGGACTTATGTTattactttgaggactaatattactattttcaggactcatatggtaaactcatattaccactttgaggactaatattactattttaagAACTTATGTAGTAAttgaaaatttaccactttaaaaactcatgttactactttgaggactaatattactattttgaggactcattttaccacttttaaggcaattgtatgcatgtcatacgttaacacattgtagtcTTGTAGAATTTCTGATTACGTGAGAAATGCATATTGTATTTTATACCCTAAACTAAATAATTGATAGGCTGCTATCTAGCTAGGTAGATCAGGATTCGTTTGACGTTTAGGGCATGCGTACATATATTCAGAGGCCTTCAGACAACAAATTCAAATATAATGTGGTACGGGATTaaagcaaatatatatatatatatatatatatatatattgtgaaaGACAgcaaattatatattttttgcgacggtttttttttttttgtaacggTTTTCTCAGAACAAGCCATGCTACAAAGTACAAACTAAGAGTTGGCATACGTACCCAGAGCGAGATCCCAATTCTTATTTCCAATTTATAAACACCAATCTTGTTTCTTTTCCATTGTTTATCCAACTTTCGTTTTTTAAATATCTTCTACTTTTACAAACaaaatgataatgaaaatttgtACGTAGATAATGCGATTGGTGTACCCCCATGCCACCATCTGGCTCATTTTGTACTTTGATGTGCAAGGTCATATTATTCGAAGAAGTTTTATTTTTAACGATTATAATCGTTTTTGATTCACCAATagtatcaattttttttctcgAAAAAGTGGATATCAAATGTAAGTAGCAAACTAGCAATCAAGCATATATGCATAATGTATGAGAGAGATGATCGACTAATGAAGGTTGGATTGGGAAAGTGACGGCAGGGAAAAGGTTAAGGGATGAGAGGCTTAATTGGGATGGAGTTGTGGGTGATGAAGTTGAGGTTCTCAGCTGGATCTGGTATTTCTGTAAATCTAGAGCCACAGATGCGGACGTTCATGTGGCCTCATGTTTCCCTCAAGTTAAAGCTAGCTGTAGTACGTAGCTTTATCTGCTCCTATCTGAAAGGAGATCGAGTCGAGTTGATCGATTATCTATGGATCAATCTGATACCACATCCTGACATCCACATACCTACGCCTTATGACCAACGGAAACTAACAGAAACACAACAGAGATCATACACATATCATTTGCATAATATCTTCCAACTACATTAATTCCCATCGTTTTCTTGGAACTTTTAGGAAACATATATGTTGTTATTTCCTCGGCTATTTTAACTTTATGACTTTGAGGAAGTGAGGAAAAATTAAAACATGCAACATGTTTGATAAATTACCTCAAAGACATAAAAGAATAAggattaaacaaacaaaacaaatttctTCGATCTATTATAGAGTCCCCTCACAAGATCAATCTGATCATCCATCGCTTCTCGAAGCCGATGCGAATTCTGCAATCTCACTGTACGATTGATAGTACTCCATAGGTTTAGTTTTGTGTAACGCCAAAAGATTTGGCATGCTGCATATCCGAATCAACTAGTAAGCTAGTCtttgtttttcaaaatttcatgtgAAATGTAATTATTAAGATCTTGATCTGACTATCAGTTAGGTCTTTACCATTGCAGATATTAAACATGTGACTTGAAAAGAAAGCAAATTTTTCCCAATGTTCTGAGACTAATGCCGTGTACTCTTAGATGCTTGGTACCAGATGTTTTGTTTCCTTGTTCAAAACTTCATATAAGCCGAAATGGCAAAACCATGTGCGCATGGGGTTTTCTTTTAGGTTGTTTCTTTGATTAGTACATTCGTTTCTGGAGCTATTAATAATCACAACCTTATTAGTTGTtacaaagtaaaaagaaaaagtcaaaaataTGCACAATGTGCTATGAAAAAACAAGATGAAACCCTTTAATCTACAAAGTACATACACACTACAATAAGGACTGATGTGTAGTCAATTTATAGACCATAATTAAGGAAAGGGGAGATTGGAATCAACCAATATATCTAATGAGAAATGTTTTAGCGTTACTATTCAACTACCTCTCATCATTGAGTAATCAAGGTATATGCCACGGTAGCACTGAAAACTTTTTTCGAACTAAATGGTTAGCTCAAACATAAAAGCTTTTCTATTGTCAATTTGTCAAGCTAAGATAAACAACTCTAGTTTTCTTTGTAGGTCCTTGGTATTAACAAAGCTAAACACTGTAAAAATGTGGAAACAAAGTaaatgaataaagaaaaaaatttgggaGCTAGAGATTGATGctgaatcaagaaattgtagcCATTGGTGCAAACATGGTGATGGAAGGGGAGAAGGACAAAGTAGAAGAGCCCGTGAAGGTTGCATGTGATGATAAAGTGCTGTTATAATCAGTGCCGGGCCTTGACACCTCGCCCCCACCCTCACTCACGTGTGTCCTTATTTCCCTCCCTTTCACCATTCACTGCTTAATTTTATTCTTGCAGCTCCaattaaaaaaacaacaaattttGAATTAGATCAAGAAAGTCTGCACAGAAATGAAGGAAGGAAAATCACAATTTGCAAACTCCGGAGTCAGACGTTAATGAGATTAGTCAATGTTTGTAGTGTGTGTATAACACAATGAATCAGTCTAACAGTCTCTACCTTATTCTAGAATTTCAATACTCGGAAACTATATAGAATGCTCTAGAGAATTTTGCCATCGATGTGAAGCATTTAAGCATAAAACGCATGTAGGGCCAGGATGAAGTTGGTACAAAGTATAAGTAACTAGCTTGCCATAGTTGGTAATGAAGATCAATTAAGCAAATAAGATTGGCCAAGAGGATGCTTTATTGATGATGTGCACATATAAgcaattgcagatttgcagtTGCAACAAACAGCAGTACTGGTATTGGCATATTGTGGCTTGAAATGGGACCCTTTTTGTGAGGCAAACAAATTCCAAAATTTCCTTCCAACTATAATTCACAAAAAGGAATTATTACTGAGAATGAATTTCATTAATGCCTTAGCATATATTATCAATATTATACTTTTGCTGCTGGCTTAGCTGATGTGTCCCTCTTCCATAGTACCCTCTCCTTCTATTTATACATAGCCACCACTTTTCTTCTAAGCTATCTAAACCAGTCTCtcactcttctcttctctctccctctctctaacTCACTTAAGCTCATCATCATCCACATTGCTCTAAAATGAGTGCGTTTAGCTTCAGAAGCCTCACATTCATGCTTCTAGTCGCCTTCCTCGTTTGGTCGTCGAATTTCGAGGCTTGCATGGGCAGAAGAGGAAGGCATTGGAGGCACAGCAGAGTTGCCTCGTCTTCTCTTtcaaagaaaaaagggaaaaccTCTCACGGCAGCAGCAGTCACCACCACAATGGCGGAAGCAGCGGATCAAAACCAAAGccgaaaccgaaaccaaaaccAAAGGCTCCATCTCATAACCAGGCACCAACTCCATCTCATAACAAGGCACCAACTCCACCCCATAACAAGGCGCCATTGCCAGCTCCGGTCCCGAAGCCGAAAGATGACGATCAAGTTTACTCCTATAATGTGCTGGATTTCGGTGCCAAGGGCGATGGCAGTTCCGATGACACAAAGGTTTGTTTTTATGCTTATCAGACTAGATTTTCTCTGCCACTTCATTAGGGCCGGACTAACAattcaaaattttcataatCTTATATGAAAAAATTGACTAGAAATTCTCCTACATGTTGATAGCTGTAAGGTGATTCACATGTCATATTCCAAAAGGGTATTTTCTtggttaattaatcattgaATAGTTATTTTGGTCATTTGGGTCAGTTCAACTGCACGTGATTTTCCAACTTTTCTTTGGGAAATACATGGATTTAATGGGTCATTTAGTCTAGATTATTGTTAATCTTTTTCCGCAAAGAGATTATTGTTAATTTagttagttttatttattttacaacCACCGATATACGACAATAAAAGTCAAATTATAAACCTCCTACATACGATCAAATGATCGTCTTTGTTGTATTGACCAATGGTGAAACTTGGAGGACGACTAAAAATTTTAGTATGTTAATGTTTATAAATTATTCTACGCACCGACGAtgtaaatgacccaacacttataagatgatcccaacccttgatatttataattaatattttttattaataacctaaaagtgtatttaatataatctaaccattcatttatgtcggtgcactgaatcctccccTGTTAATATTAAATGTGAACAGAGATTTTAAGTACTAAAAAGGGGAAAGAACAGAAACAGCAGAAAAACCAAACAGGTGGGCTTCTTTTGGGCCCAGTGAATACATTTATTCTCGTTAAGGCAGTTGGTACAATAATTGTATGTTACAGTTGTAGGGCTGCGCACAAAGCCACAAACTAACACCAACCGTATATTTCTACGTATAAAGCTTATTTACTGAAGTACAGTACTTGACCAAGTTACATTGGATACGGTGCATCGCAGGCATTCCAAGCTGCATGGGCTGCCGCCTGTAAAGTTGAGGCATCAAAGATCATCGTTCCGGCCAATTACCAGTTCCTCGTGGGCCCCATCTCCTTCTCCGGCCCCTACTGCCAACCAAACATCTTATTTCAGGTGACGATATATAATATCTAAAATAAAGGGGCATTGCATGATTGTCAACCCGTTGGTTACTAGATTACTAGGTAAGATattattcactgtttttttatgtttgtttccaCTCGTTGGGTCACTAGATCAGTTTGTAGGTCAGGAAATTGATCCGGAGAGTGACCCATGTCAGTTTGGAAACTGACTTGTTGACGCAACGGGTggaaacaaatataaaaaagcAGTGAATTGTGTTTGACCTCATGACCCAGTAACCTAGTGACCCTGACCCAGTAACCAATGGATGAACTTGCTCGTAATGAATGTAACGGTGTAGAGGAATTCAACTAAGAGAATTATCTAATTCTGATTCCTATCCTCTATCTAATATTCAAAATTACACTTGCAATTGAAGTTGATGAgattgaattttgaattttgaattttctCAGCTTGATGGCACAATAGTAGCTCCATCAGACTCGAAATGGGGCAAAGGTCTGTTTCAATGGCTCGAGTTCACTAAGCTACGAGGAATAACAGTTCAGGGGAAGGGTGTGATCGACGGAAGAGGCTCGCCTTGGTGGCAAGACACTCCCTACGGAGACCCTTATGATGATGAATTAAAACTCATTATACCACTAAACAGCACACACCCGCCAATGATACCGGTAAAATAAATCCCACTTTAATCTGCTCTAGTTTTCTAAACTAATCTCTTCTAGCTATACTGATCATCATCATCCTGTTCCTGAAATTCTGTGGCAGGTAAGGAATGAGCTAAATGGGAAAATTCCGGGCATAAAACCAACAGTAAGGACCACAACTAGAACTGAAGCTTTTCGCATCTTGATTCTTGACCATGCAATTTCCAGTAACATGGTTCTTGTACTTTTGCTGCTTTCACAGGCACTGAGGTTTTATGGGAGTTTTAACGTGACCGTCACAGGCATAACAATTCAGAATAGCCCCCAATGCCATCTCAAGTTTGACAACTGCGATGGAGTATTGGTGCACGATGTGTCTGTCTCATCTCCCGGTGACAGTCCTAATACTGATGGGATTCACCTACAGAATTCCAAAGATGTGCTCATCCATAGCTCCACTCTTGCTTGCGGTAATACTCAACTCTATAATCTCTTACTGAATCCTTTGTTACATCTATTAGGTGAATCTTTTGTTACATCTATTAGGTTGCTCGCGCGGTGTCAGAGTCTCCCAAAAATGAAACTAGAAATTTTCCCACCTTGCAAGGGTTTAGGGTACAAAGTATAGTTTGATTCTGGTAAAAACAACAAGTTAACTAAAACCTGCATAATTTGGGCAATTTGATGGAAAAAATATCTTATCCTACCTTGGAGCATTATTAGAACCATTTGTCGATACTTCCTGACCACTGAAAGTT belongs to Rosa chinensis cultivar Old Blush chromosome 4, RchiOBHm-V2, whole genome shotgun sequence and includes:
- the LOC112196402 gene encoding polygalacturonase At1g48100 encodes the protein MSAFSFRSLTFMLLVAFLVWSSNFEACMGRRGRHWRHSRVASSSLSKKKGKTSHGSSSHHHNGGSSGSKPKPKPKPKPKAPSHNQAPTPSHNKAPTPPHNKAPLPAPVPKPKDDDQVYSYNVLDFGAKGDGSSDDTKAFQAAWAAACKVEASKIIVPANYQFLVGPISFSGPYCQPNILFQLDGTIVAPSDSKWGKGLFQWLEFTKLRGITVQGKGVIDGRGSPWWQDTPYGDPYDDELKLIIPLNSTHPPMIPVRNELNGKIPGIKPTALRFYGSFNVTVTGITIQNSPQCHLKFDNCDGVLVHDVSVSSPGDSPNTDGIHLQNSKDVLIHSSTLACGDDCISIQTGCSNVYVHNVNCGPGHGISIGSLGKDNTKACVSNITVRDIVMHNTMTGVRVKTWQGGSGSVQGVLFSNIQVNEVQLPIVIDQFYCDKSTCRNQSSAVALSGITYERIRGTYTVKPVHFACSDSLPCVDVTLNGVQLKPVQERYHMYDPFCWQTFGELRTPTLPPIPCLQIGKPPNNKVNSDHDACDL